One genomic window of Coffea eugenioides isolate CCC68of chromosome 1, Ceug_1.0, whole genome shotgun sequence includes the following:
- the LOC113773161 gene encoding uncharacterized protein LOC113773161 — translation MREISMNEAGTSLGKGKRKTTAPTGIRAFFKGGRDSAQPTIKACLQSKDKWQNTDMAIALWFYDACIPINAVNSPFFQKAIDQIASMGHGYKAPSYHSLRVTLLRDAKKDVQLVVDSFRNTWAETGCTIMGDGWKDSRQRPLINFLVYCPKGISFIKSIDASDIVTNAENLCNLFVEIVEMVGSKNVVHLVTDNASNYKAAGTLLNERYPTICWSPCAAHCINLILKDIGEMGTVKSLVALAATVTVFVYNHKYVLNWLRKTNGWREIIRPGETRFATTFIALKSLHDHKDSLQALVTSGDYKKFLKMNKGKEVKQIVLDDRFWNNCLITVRIMGPIIRLLRVCDTDERPSLGYVYEGMFRAITGIKKLFRSSERLYKPYIDIINDRWDRMLRKNLHATAYFLNPAFQYDTATFSTHPEITNGLLDYIESKVDWCSVENLTREIGMYREREGSFGRKLAILTSKKDRPENWWKLFGCDAPNLQKLAIRVLSQTASSSGCERNWSVFERIHTKKRNRLEHQRLNDLVYVHYNLRLQYRHNQQKRSYDPVDYESIDKTEFWVVEEEQEGELDYEELEEELEELPIHGQCSNSEQLEDNEDEAEDVDLETFQRRNFFNDEDDDWH, via the exons ATGAGGGAAATTTCAATGAATGAGGCTGGTACATCATTAGgtaaaggaaagagaaaaaccACTGCCCCTACAGGTATTCGTGCTTTCTTTAAGGGTGGACGTGATAGTGCTCAACCTACTATCAAAGCTTGTTTGCAAAGTAAGGATAAATGGCAAAATACTGATATGGCCATTGCTCTTTGGTTCTATGATGCATGTATTCCCATTAATGCTGTTAATtctccattttttcaaaaagctATCGATCAAATTGCATCAATGGGTCATGGTTATAAAGCTCCATCTTATCATTCTTTGCGAGTCACTTTGTTGCGAGATGCTAAGAAAGATGTGCAGTTAGTTGTTGATTCATTTCGAAATACTTGGGCTGAAACTGGATGCACTATAATGGGTGATGGATGGAAAGATAGTAGACAAAGACCATTGATTAATTTTCTGGTTTATTGTCCTAAGGGTATATCTTTTATCAAGTCTATAGATGCATCGGACATTGTGACAAATGCAGAAAATTTGTGCAATCTGTTTGTTGAAATTGTTGAAATGGTTGGTTCAAAAAATGTGGTGCATTTAGTCACTGATAATGCTAGCAATTATAAGGCTGCTGGAACtttattaaatgaaagataTCCAACTATTTGCTGGTCTCCATGTGCTGCCCATTGTATCAATTTGATTTTGAAGGATATTGGTGAAATGGGTACTGTTAAATCTCTAGTGGCTCTTGCTGCTACAGTAACTGTTTTTGTGTATAATCATAAATATGTTCTAAATTGGCTGAGAAAAACTAATGGGTGGAGGGAGATTATTCGTCCGGGGGAGACTCGATTTGCCACCACTTTTATTGCACTAAAGAGCTTACATGATCACAAAGACAGCTTACAAGCTTTAGTCACTAGCGGAGATTACAAAAAGTTCTTGAAAATGAACAAAGGAAAAGAGGTCAAACAAATTGTTTTGGATGATAGATTTTGGAATAATTGTTTGATTACGGTGAGAATAATGGGTCCTATTATTCGGTTGTTGAGAGTTTGTGACACTGATGAAAGGCCTTCTTTGGGGTATGTGTATGAAGGTATGTTTAGAGCAATTACTGGAATCAAGAAGTTGTTCAGGAGTAGTGAAAGACTATATAAGCCTTACATTGATATCATCAATGACCGATGGGATAGGATGTTGAGGAAAAATTTGCATGCTACGGCATATTTTTTAAATCCCGCTTTTCAATATGACACTGCCACATTCTCTACACATCCAGAAATTACAAATGGTTTGTTGGATTACATAGAATCAAAGGTGGATTGGTGTAGTGTGGAAAATTTAACAAGAGAAATTGGAATGTATCGAGAGCGGGAGGGAAGTTTTGGCAGAAAACTTGCTATTCTTACTAGCAAGAAAGATAGACCAg AGAATTGGTGGAAGCTCTTTGGTTGTGATGCTCCCAACTTACAAAAACTTGCAATTCGGGTTTTGAGTCAAACAGCTTCTTCTTCAGGATGTGAGCGTAATTGGAGTGTTTTTGAACGTATTCAtactaagaaaaggaataggTTGGAGCATCAAAGGCTCAATGATCTTGTATATGTGCATTACAATTTGCGTTTGCAGTATAG GCATAATCAGCAAAAGAGATCGTATGATCCCGTTGATTATGAGTCAATTGATAAAACAGAATTTTGGGTGGttgaagaagaacaagaaggGGAGCTTGATTATGAGGAGTTAGAGGAAGAGCTTGAAGAACTTCCAATTCATGGTCAATGTTCAAATTCTGAACAACTTGAAG ATAATGAAGATGAAGCAGAAGATGTTGATTTAGAAACATTTCAGCGTCGAAACTTTTttaatgatgaagatgatgattgGCATTAA